The following coding sequences are from one Tolumonas lignilytica window:
- a CDS encoding carboxymuconolactone decarboxylase family protein encodes MEQRLNFYSSAPEAIESMVNLEKYIRTSTLPKSLMELVRLRASQINGCAYCVDLHTSDARKTGEDERRLAAVVVWRETPFFSERERAALEWTESLTLIAQTHAPDEIWEQLKVHFTAKELVDLTLLIGTINTWNRIAIAFRKMPE; translated from the coding sequence ATGGAACAACGTCTTAATTTCTATTCATCAGCACCTGAAGCCATAGAATCGATGGTCAATTTAGAAAAATACATTCGTACTTCAACTCTGCCAAAATCACTGATGGAATTGGTACGTTTACGTGCATCACAGATTAATGGTTGTGCCTATTGTGTTGATTTGCACACGAGTGATGCCCGGAAAACAGGTGAAGATGAAAGACGGCTTGCAGCAGTTGTTGTCTGGCGTGAGACGCCCTTTTTTAGTGAGCGTGAGCGCGCGGCGTTGGAGTGGACGGAATCTCTGACGTTAATTGCCCAGACGCATGCACCCGATGAGATTTGGGAACAGCTCAAAGTGCATTTCACCGCCAAAGAATTGGTTGATCTGACCTTACTGATTGGCACGATCAATACTTGGAATCGCATAGCCATTGCATTTCGTAAGATGCCTGAGTGA
- a CDS encoding LysR substrate-binding domain-containing protein, which translates to MDLNDLRYFALVVQHGGFSAAERHTNISKSKLSRRIALMENDLGVRLLQRNTRRFSLTETGRIFYEHCAAMMIEAEAAQHAVEQLQSEPAGHLRMTCPTAMAQSYIIQLIANFMRSYPKVSVELDSSDRVVNLIDERIDIALRALDAGLREPGLVAKRIASGHMILVASPAYLKTCGNIDDPQLLSQFDTIGSLHGGAEQTWSLISNAEDKIKVTHRPRLTCSDFMVQYNAALSGVGIALLPERIVSPGIKKGALVHILEEWGTQEQDIHIVYASRRGMLPSVRAMIDYLTEYVPQVLTV; encoded by the coding sequence ATGGATTTAAATGATTTGCGATATTTTGCGTTGGTAGTCCAGCATGGTGGTTTCAGTGCGGCAGAACGCCATACCAACATCAGTAAATCTAAATTAAGCCGCCGAATTGCATTAATGGAAAATGATCTGGGCGTGCGACTGTTGCAAAGGAACACACGCCGTTTTTCTCTGACAGAAACAGGGCGGATCTTTTATGAGCACTGTGCTGCCATGATGATAGAGGCTGAGGCGGCTCAACATGCCGTTGAGCAATTACAGAGTGAACCTGCAGGCCATTTGCGAATGACATGTCCTACGGCAATGGCACAGTCTTATATTATTCAGCTGATAGCCAATTTTATGCGGTCTTATCCGAAAGTGTCTGTGGAGTTAGACTCTTCTGATCGTGTAGTGAATTTGATTGATGAACGTATTGATATTGCACTGCGGGCGTTAGATGCCGGTTTGCGAGAGCCGGGTTTGGTTGCCAAGCGCATAGCTTCGGGCCATATGATATTAGTTGCCAGCCCTGCTTACCTAAAAACGTGCGGCAATATTGACGATCCCCAGCTTCTTTCACAATTCGATACCATTGGCTCATTGCACGGTGGGGCGGAACAAACGTGGTCGCTAATCTCAAATGCGGAAGACAAAATAAAAGTGACACACCGACCGCGCTTAACCTGTTCTGATTTTATGGTGCAATATAACGCCGCACTCAGTGGTGTCGGAATAGCATTACTGCCTGAACGGATTGTTTCACCAGGAATTAAAAAGGGGGCGCTCGTACATATACTGGAAGAGTGGGGAACCCAAGAACAAGATATTCATATTGTCTATGCCAGTCGCAGAGGCATGTTACCGTCCGTGCGGGCAATGATAGATTATCTGACGGAATATGTGCCTCAGGTCTTAACGGTATAG
- a CDS encoding NUDIX hydrolase, translating into MNSIDKLAWLYIENRKLLCARSKGKMPFYSPGGKREAGESDQQALMREINEELSVDLIPESMEYAGTFNAQADGKPEGVMVKMTCYYSRYNGTLQPASEIEETAWLTSADKSKSSLVTTLIMDWLVSEDKID; encoded by the coding sequence ATGAATAGCATTGATAAATTAGCCTGGTTATATATCGAGAACCGAAAACTTTTATGTGCGCGTTCAAAAGGAAAGATGCCTTTTTATTCTCCCGGCGGAAAACGCGAAGCTGGCGAAAGCGATCAGCAAGCATTAATGCGGGAAATTAACGAAGAGCTGTCTGTCGATCTGATTCCTGAATCGATGGAATATGCAGGCACATTTAACGCTCAGGCCGACGGAAAACCAGAAGGCGTTATGGTTAAGATGACGTGTTACTACAGCCGTTATAACGGCACGCTTCAGCCTGCTTCCGAAATTGAAGAAACAGCCTGGCTGACATCGGCAGATAAAAGTAAGAGCTCGCTAGTAACAACGCTGATTATGGACTGGCTGGTCAGCGAAGATAAAATTGACTAA
- a CDS encoding TusE/DsrC/DsvC family sulfur relay protein codes for MLVLGNMEIETDAHGYLKNIGDWKPELAELIAAKEHITLTDAHWEVIHFVRDFYAEYKTSPAIRALVKAMAQKLGEDKGNSRYLYRLFPEGPAKQATKIAGLPKPAKCI; via the coding sequence ATGTTGGTTCTTGGCAACATGGAAATCGAAACCGATGCGCACGGATATCTCAAAAACATAGGTGACTGGAAACCAGAACTCGCCGAATTGATTGCGGCGAAAGAGCATATCACCCTGACCGATGCGCACTGGGAAGTGATCCATTTTGTGCGTGATTTCTATGCTGAATATAAAACATCCCCGGCAATTCGTGCCCTGGTTAAGGCAATGGCGCAAAAACTAGGTGAGGATAAAGGCAACAGTCGCTATTTATATCGTCTTTTTCCAGAAGGCCCGGCTAAACAGGCCACCAAAATCGCCGGGTTGCCTAAACCAGCCAAATGTATTTAA
- the yccS gene encoding YccS family putative transporter gives MLAFSRFLQRFITDTHVFFALKVSCALAGILLPGLFLNMIHETVAMALGVVAGAIAEPDDSPSGRAKSLLLTLCCFWIATLSVQLLYPYPWLFATGLLFSTFFFIMLGGLGKRYSSISFGSLLVAVYSMMGAAQAPTIWFQPVWLCTGALWYGFISLNWLRITPNKPLREQLTQTCFSLARYCTQKAWLFPSNADEQSAIHQKLAILNVDCMNSINTCQEMLARRLQHPDSELQELATLQAITEQIHERITSSHYLYNRLKEDVHSNPLLDGFRELLRQLGSAVQQLGYATLINNPYQVSPGLLWGIQALGDQLQFSHEKSPFSPHTVNALRFLQKNLLEIVKLLASLDNSVNQETKLVVKNIAPSPNLSALSVWQKFCAHFSFKSPLFRHACRMSLCLVAAYGLLQLFNIKQGFWVLLTCLFVCQSSYTATRQRLFQRIAGTCSGLILSLPLLWFSPQPGIQLVLMAIAAIFFFAQLRSNYSVAVIFITLFAMTAFGLLGVEEKSIILPRFVDTLLGSVLSFGAVTVLWPEWQYQRIPELLANATRCNYEYLKSIISSLQTSQQDEQFNRKRIAAHHSDSALAQAWLNMQTDPKQQRRYITLCAALIYRNHSLLSYVSALGVHQELHGSLFEPQLIQYAESLFKALDESVTALSGNNNENPIELASLTPIPYADSNENTDQRIGLIQQEMNHIGIMTTEILKLSRLLRPLIQSHSAEKAFFWSK, from the coding sequence ATGTTGGCTTTCTCCCGATTTTTGCAGCGGTTCATCACTGATACGCATGTTTTCTTTGCCTTAAAAGTATCATGTGCCTTGGCTGGCATTCTGCTACCCGGCCTATTTTTGAATATGATCCATGAAACAGTGGCTATGGCGTTAGGGGTTGTAGCAGGCGCCATCGCCGAGCCTGATGATTCGCCATCTGGTCGAGCCAAATCGTTATTATTGACACTTTGTTGTTTTTGGATCGCCACCTTATCGGTACAACTCCTCTACCCCTACCCTTGGCTCTTCGCAACCGGGCTCTTGTTTTCAACTTTCTTTTTCATCATGTTAGGTGGTTTAGGTAAACGCTACAGCAGCATTAGTTTTGGTAGCTTGTTGGTTGCCGTTTATTCCATGATGGGAGCAGCACAGGCTCCGACGATTTGGTTCCAGCCAGTGTGGTTGTGCACCGGCGCATTGTGGTATGGCTTTATTTCTCTCAACTGGCTGCGGATCACGCCGAACAAACCTTTACGTGAACAACTCACTCAGACCTGTTTTTCACTCGCGCGTTATTGCACGCAAAAAGCGTGGTTATTCCCGAGTAATGCCGATGAACAGTCTGCTATTCATCAGAAATTGGCCATTCTGAATGTTGATTGCATGAATTCAATTAACACCTGTCAGGAAATGCTAGCCAGAAGACTTCAGCATCCCGACTCCGAGTTACAAGAACTTGCGACACTGCAAGCTATTACTGAACAGATCCATGAACGGATCACCTCCAGCCATTATCTTTATAATCGCCTAAAGGAGGATGTGCATAGCAATCCGTTGTTAGACGGTTTTCGCGAATTACTGCGCCAACTCGGAAGTGCAGTGCAGCAACTGGGCTATGCCACACTTATCAATAACCCATATCAGGTCTCACCCGGTCTGCTTTGGGGAATTCAGGCATTGGGCGATCAGTTACAATTCAGTCACGAAAAATCCCCTTTTTCACCTCATACTGTCAATGCACTGCGTTTTCTGCAAAAAAACCTGCTGGAAATTGTTAAATTATTAGCTTCGCTTGATAACAGTGTTAACCAAGAAACCAAATTGGTTGTCAAAAATATTGCACCGAGCCCCAATCTAAGTGCTCTGTCTGTCTGGCAAAAGTTCTGTGCTCATTTCAGTTTCAAATCGCCATTATTCCGTCATGCATGTCGTATGAGTTTATGTCTGGTGGCGGCTTATGGGCTTTTACAGTTGTTTAATATCAAACAAGGTTTTTGGGTGTTATTAACCTGTCTCTTTGTTTGCCAATCGAGTTATACAGCAACGCGCCAACGCCTTTTCCAACGTATTGCGGGCACTTGCAGCGGCCTTATTCTTAGCCTTCCCTTATTGTGGTTTTCGCCGCAGCCAGGTATTCAGTTGGTTTTAATGGCTATCGCCGCCATTTTCTTTTTTGCCCAACTGAGAAGTAACTATAGTGTGGCGGTGATTTTTATTACCTTGTTTGCCATGACGGCTTTTGGGCTTTTAGGTGTAGAGGAGAAAAGCATCATCCTGCCGCGATTTGTCGACACCTTATTGGGTAGTGTGCTGTCTTTCGGCGCAGTGACCGTGTTATGGCCTGAATGGCAATATCAGCGTATTCCGGAACTCTTGGCTAATGCGACTCGCTGTAATTATGAATATCTGAAATCGATCATTTCATCATTACAAACATCACAGCAAGATGAGCAATTTAACCGTAAACGGATAGCGGCGCATCATTCCGATAGCGCCTTGGCGCAAGCATGGCTCAATATGCAAACCGATCCCAAACAACAGCGACGCTATATTACGTTGTGTGCTGCACTGATTTATAGAAACCACAGTTTGTTGTCTTATGTGTCCGCACTGGGCGTCCATCAGGAATTGCATGGTTCTTTGTTTGAACCACAATTGATACAATACGCAGAATCTCTTTTTAAGGCGCTAGATGAATCTGTTACAGCCCTGTCGGGTAATAATAACGAGAATCCTATTGAGTTGGCATCCTTAACTCCCATCCCCTATGCCGATTCAAATGAAAACACAGATCAACGTATAGGGTTAATTCAGCAAGAGATGAATCATATCGGTATTATGACCACAGAGATCTTAAAACTGTCTCGCTTATTAAGACCCCTTATACAGAGTCATAGTGCAGAAAAGGCTTTTTTTTGGAGTAAATAA